One Bemisia tabaci chromosome 7, PGI_BMITA_v3 DNA window includes the following coding sequences:
- the LOC109039349 gene encoding transmembrane protein 184C, whose translation MLKLNFLREWTQWLRPLVALVYSVIILVLVPYLTIAAFEESTTKKDSFVYLIAGIFVMMAVPISFWEIVQHMIHYTKPSLQKHIIRILWMVPIYAFNAWFGLVFPTRVLYLNSLRECYEAYVIYSFMKFLFNYLDDADPFLETTLAKKSQTKHIFPFCWMTNWRMGRELIHRCKHGILQYTIVRPMTSLAAIVCDWFGVYHEGELSTGSYPYIIAVNNVSQIFAMYCLVLFYRATKEELAPMKPIGKFLSIKCVIFFSFFQGVIITILVNAGVISQVFDVETRDSVREIASKLQNFLICIEMFLASIAHYFTFTHVPFINLTYQNPSVSAAFSAMWDVSDIGADLKEHFGIMGDSIRVVIGRGYIIESSESSSLISGPSKILPYYVIDPSMEVSDQDEGSKTSLSKSSDPTIHSDKTTNSDKVSKSDNESKK comes from the coding sequence ATGttgaaactcaattttttaagagaatggACGCAATGGCTAAGGCCGCTTGTTGCCCTCGTTTACTCGGTGATAATTCTTGTCCTTGTACCGTACCTCACGATTGCAGCCTTCGAAGAAAGTACAACCAAGAAAGACAGCTTCGTCTATCTGATCGCAGGCATATTTGTTATGATGGCTGTACCCATATCATTTTGGGAGATAGTCCAGCACATGATCCACTACACCAAGCCCTCACTTCAGAAACACATCATTCGAATCCTGTGGATGGTGCCAATCTACGCCTTCAATGCTTGGTTTGGTCTAGTCTTCCCAACTCGTGTGCTCTACCTGAATAGTCTCCGTGAGTGCTATGAAGCGTATGTAATTTatagtttcatgaaatttttattcaattacCTTGACGATGCCGATCCATTCCTTGAGACTACTCTGGCAAAGAAATCTCAAACTAAACATATCTTTCCCTTTTGCTGGATGACAAATTGGAGGATGGGCAGAGAGTTGATCCACCGTTGCAAACATGGTATTCTCCAGTATACTATTGTGAGACCAATGACGTCATTAGCTGCAATAGTTTGTGATTGGTTCGGCGTCTATCATGAAGGGGAACTTAGCACTGGATCTTACCCGTATATAATTGCTGTGAATAACGTATCGCAAATTTTTGCCATGTATTGTCTAGTATTATTCTATCGTGCAACCAAAGAAGAGCTTGCTCCGATGAAACCTATTGGAAAATTTCTCAGTATTAAGtgtgtcatttttttctcctttttccaaGGAGTTATCATCACAATTTTAGTAAATGCCGGAGTGATTTCGCAAGTATTTGACGTTGAAACTCGAGACTCTGTCAGAGAAATAGCATCTAAATTACAAAACTTTTTAATTTGTATCGAAATGTTTCTAGCCTCTATTGCTCATTATTTTACTTTCACACACGTTCCATTTATCAATCTAACCTATCAAAATCCATCTGTTTCGGCTGCCTTCTCAGCTATGTGGGATGTTTCTGATATAGGTGCTGATCTAAAAGAGCATTTTGGTATAATGGGTGATTCTATAAGAGTAGTGATTGGCCGAGGATACATAATTGAGAGTTCTGAAAGCAGTTCATTGATATCGGGCCCATCCAAAATTCTCCCATACTATGTGATAGACCCCTCCATGGAGGTTAGTGATCAGGATGAGGGAAGTAAGACATCATTAAGTAAATCATCAGATCCAACAATTCACTCGGATAAAACTACTAATTCGGACAAAGTATCTAAGTCAGATAATGAGAGTAAAAAATAA